In Pseudothermotoga hypogea DSM 11164 = NBRC 106472, the following are encoded in one genomic region:
- a CDS encoding ABC transporter substrate-binding protein yields MRRFATLLLLIVFLALVWSYPITVVDDAGRTVTIVQKPERVICAAPSTTKFLQYLGLEDKIIAVTNWDDFEAERIGDLFPINLEKIVSLNPDLIFTFGGFQLPEVVKLEQHGLTTVVLNANSVQQILNDLVLVGIIMGVPEKAKKLANQLQEHYLNIAKKAYNIPLDKRVKVAYLMDIPGPDVREVWTCGQGSYLNDLIVLAGGANIAALFTGPNGFLPISLEYIVSQDPDVLIVASYVPNSEEQIKEKVSNHPILKSLKAVRNKRIYVYDNYLLSLPVPQLVEYIEKFYNDFYGGK; encoded by the coding sequence ATGAGAAGGTTTGCAACTTTGTTGTTGCTCATCGTGTTTCTCGCTCTGGTGTGGTCTTATCCGATCACGGTCGTGGATGACGCAGGAAGAACAGTCACGATCGTGCAAAAGCCGGAACGCGTCATTTGCGCTGCGCCTTCCACCACGAAGTTCTTGCAGTATTTGGGCCTGGAAGACAAGATAATCGCGGTGACGAACTGGGACGATTTCGAGGCCGAGAGGATCGGAGATCTGTTCCCGATAAACTTGGAAAAGATCGTCAGTCTCAATCCGGATCTGATCTTCACCTTCGGTGGCTTTCAGTTGCCTGAGGTTGTCAAGCTCGAACAGCACGGCCTGACAACCGTGGTTCTGAACGCCAACAGTGTGCAGCAGATTTTGAACGACTTGGTGTTGGTGGGGATCATCATGGGCGTTCCAGAGAAAGCCAAAAAGCTCGCCAACCAGTTGCAGGAACATTATCTGAACATCGCAAAGAAGGCCTACAACATACCTCTCGACAAAAGGGTGAAGGTGGCGTATCTGATGGACATCCCCGGTCCAGACGTGAGAGAGGTTTGGACCTGTGGTCAAGGCTCGTATCTGAACGATTTGATCGTGCTCGCTGGTGGAGCGAACATCGCGGCACTTTTCACAGGGCCAAACGGTTTTTTGCCCATCTCTCTGGAATACATAGTTTCGCAGGATCCGGACGTGCTCATTGTCGCAAGTTACGTCCCCAATTCCGAGGAACAGATCAAGGAGAAGGTCTCTAACCATCCGATACTCAAGTCCTTGAAAGCGGTCAGAAACAAGCGTATCTATGTTTACGACAACTATCTGTTGAGTTTGCCAGTTCCGCAACTCGTGGAATACATAGAGAAATTCTACAACGACTTTTACGGTGGTAAATGA
- a CDS encoding BMP family lipoprotein, protein MKRLIVLSLIVMLSVFAMAFKVIMVTDVGGLGDKSFNDGTWEGIVRAAKEIGAEYKVIQSYEQADYIPNLTRAAQEADVVFAVGFMMTDALFKVAKQFPNVYFVGIDIVPPEGTNLPNVLCYVFKEEHAGFYAGYIAAAMTSTGKIGFVGGIPIPPVERFRYGYEAGAKIYSTLHKKKVDILKGYTNDFEDPKKGKDLTMAQYAQGADIVFLAAGACGNGGIEAAKEKMVALVGSDKLVDIIDYVVMNNKGFFAIGVDVDQDYMAPGVVLCSAMKGISMASYYGVKSAWEGTFEGGLKVLGVKEDGAGVSPMKYTKGMIPNRVIAELEYLTKLIKDGKLVIPDTEDALKAFQVPAITFPF, encoded by the coding sequence GTGAAAAGGCTGATCGTTCTGTCGCTAATAGTTATGCTCTCAGTCTTCGCAATGGCGTTCAAGGTCATCATGGTCACAGACGTTGGAGGTCTCGGTGACAAGTCGTTCAACGACGGAACCTGGGAAGGTATAGTCAGAGCAGCAAAGGAAATTGGTGCCGAGTACAAAGTCATACAGTCTTACGAGCAGGCGGACTACATACCCAACCTGACGAGAGCGGCACAGGAGGCCGATGTGGTCTTCGCAGTTGGGTTCATGATGACCGACGCGTTGTTCAAAGTCGCCAAGCAGTTCCCGAACGTGTATTTCGTCGGAATCGACATCGTTCCACCCGAGGGTACGAACTTGCCGAACGTGCTGTGCTACGTGTTCAAAGAAGAACATGCGGGCTTCTACGCGGGCTACATCGCAGCGGCGATGACTTCGACGGGAAAGATCGGTTTCGTGGGAGGCATACCAATTCCACCGGTCGAAAGGTTCCGCTACGGTTACGAAGCGGGTGCGAAGATCTACTCCACGCTTCACAAGAAAAAAGTGGACATCTTAAAAGGTTACACGAACGACTTTGAGGATCCTAAGAAGGGTAAGGACCTCACGATGGCCCAGTATGCGCAGGGCGCAGACATCGTCTTCTTGGCGGCCGGTGCCTGTGGAAATGGTGGCATCGAAGCTGCGAAGGAAAAAATGGTTGCCCTCGTCGGTTCTGACAAGTTGGTAGACATAATAGACTATGTTGTTATGAACAACAAAGGTTTCTTCGCGATCGGTGTGGACGTCGATCAAGACTACATGGCTCCCGGAGTCGTTCTCTGCAGTGCCATGAAGGGCATTTCCATGGCTTCGTACTACGGTGTCAAGTCTGCCTGGGAAGGCACCTTCGAAGGAGGATTGAAGGTCCTCGGTGTGAAAGAAGACGGTGCAGGTGTGAGCCCCATGAAGTACACCAAGGGCATGATACCGAACAGAGTCATCGCCGAGCTCGAATATCTGACAAAGCTCATAAAGGATGGCAAACTGGTGATTCCAGACACCGAGGATGCTCTCAAGGCCTTCCAAGTTCCTGCGATAACCTTCCCGTTCTGA
- a CDS encoding AfsR/SARP family transcriptional regulator: protein MQTAVSLIRRFLGKEVLTYSDATYCFDKDDKVIVDAEEFESSIVSARSCQNEEKKILRLKQIVEGYTNDVLPEYCYEEWIVHAREHYKDLFIDVLMELIAHAEYSGSFAEVQDLSKRAMEKDPLNEQACLSYMKALAQLGQETEALRFYESFSERMEKELGVLPPQQVKDLRDELLTHRKRMIWIVTIEANSVSEAMQILKSVLRGDDEVRIISSQKIGLFVKDVDREVAESIRKRVEKAFDGGSMQVKISLRLAR from the coding sequence TTGCAGACAGCGGTGTCGTTGATCAGGCGTTTTCTCGGCAAAGAGGTTTTGACTTACTCGGATGCAACATACTGTTTCGATAAGGACGATAAAGTGATAGTTGATGCTGAAGAATTCGAAAGTTCAATCGTAAGTGCGAGAAGTTGTCAAAACGAGGAAAAGAAGATACTGAGACTGAAACAAATCGTCGAAGGGTACACGAACGATGTTTTACCCGAGTACTGCTACGAAGAATGGATCGTCCATGCGCGTGAACACTACAAAGATCTTTTCATCGACGTTCTGATGGAATTGATAGCACATGCTGAGTATAGTGGTAGTTTCGCGGAAGTTCAAGATCTTTCGAAACGTGCTATGGAAAAGGATCCCCTGAACGAACAAGCCTGCCTCAGTTACATGAAGGCTCTGGCCCAGCTTGGACAAGAAACGGAGGCATTGCGCTTCTATGAGTCTTTTTCAGAGAGGATGGAGAAAGAACTTGGAGTTCTCCCGCCTCAGCAAGTCAAAGATCTTCGTGATGAACTCTTGACGCACCGAAAGAGGATGATCTGGATCGTCACTATCGAAGCGAACTCAGTAAGCGAGGCGATGCAGATTCTCAAGAGTGTTCTCAGGGGAGACGACGAAGTCAGGATCATTTCAAGTCAAAAGATCGGGCTGTTCGTGAAGGACGTCGACAGAGAAGTTGCGGAATCGATTCGAAAGAGAGTTGAGAAAGCCTTCGATGGAGGATCCATGCAAGTTAAGATCTCTCTCAGACTTGCTCGCTGA
- a CDS encoding ABC transporter permease gives MRLFLALIDIFTNPAFYKLTLTAATPLVFASLGGVFSEITGVVNIALEGIMLMGAFVSVVFTWLTGNAWIGVLFAVLVGLGMAWLHAWASITWRGNQIVSGTALILLAQGVTGFLMEPIFGRPGQTDIVGKIPEVRIPLLMKNRFLAQSIGELSPMIYIAFASVFVAWFIIYRTKLGLRMRAVGENPEAADTLGVNVYAVRYFGVLMSGVMASLGGAFLSVGEVGNFRELMTGGRGFIALAAMILGNWNPVGAMWASLLFGFSEAFANQLQSSPLLRVASTTKPLFNMFPFIVTLIVIAGFIGKTRPPAADGVPYEK, from the coding sequence ATGAGGCTCTTCCTCGCTCTGATAGACATATTCACCAATCCAGCGTTCTACAAACTCACTCTGACGGCCGCCACACCGCTCGTCTTCGCTTCATTGGGTGGAGTTTTCAGTGAGATAACTGGTGTTGTGAACATCGCCCTGGAAGGTATCATGCTCATGGGTGCCTTCGTGTCAGTGGTCTTCACCTGGTTGACGGGAAATGCGTGGATCGGGGTTCTTTTCGCCGTTCTTGTGGGACTGGGCATGGCGTGGTTACACGCGTGGGCAAGCATAACGTGGAGGGGAAACCAGATAGTTTCAGGCACGGCGCTCATACTTCTCGCACAGGGGGTCACGGGCTTTCTAATGGAACCCATCTTTGGAAGACCCGGTCAAACAGACATCGTGGGTAAGATCCCAGAGGTCAGGATTCCACTTTTGATGAAGAACAGATTCTTAGCGCAGTCCATTGGTGAGCTGAGTCCGATGATATACATTGCTTTCGCTTCCGTTTTTGTTGCTTGGTTCATCATCTACAGGACGAAACTGGGTCTGAGAATGAGGGCTGTGGGAGAAAACCCGGAGGCTGCGGACACACTCGGTGTGAACGTGTACGCGGTGAGGTATTTTGGTGTGCTCATGAGTGGTGTGATGGCCTCGTTAGGAGGGGCATTCTTGAGCGTGGGTGAGGTTGGAAACTTTCGCGAGCTGATGACCGGTGGACGTGGTTTCATAGCGCTCGCCGCGATGATTCTCGGAAACTGGAATCCCGTGGGAGCGATGTGGGCCAGCCTACTGTTTGGTTTTTCGGAAGCCTTCGCAAACCAACTGCAGAGCAGTCCACTGCTCAGGGTTGCATCGACGACGAAACCGTTGTTCAACATGTTTCCGTTCATTGTCACGTTGATTGTCATTGCTGGCTTCATTGGAAAGACGCGACCACCTGCGGCTGACGGTGTGCCCTACGAGAAGTGA
- a CDS encoding cell division protein FtsA, which translates to MKSVFALDVGTRKVAGLIGTFEDEVLTVVDYESMEHPVRSMLDGQIHDIGSVARIVEKIKKNLESRNDTMLEEVAVAVAGRYLKTQIVEASTKVPTGVVDEKILKELEARALAQISFSDESGVNLYCAGYSVLEYKLDGFWIKNPLGHRGDELYTKLIVAMLPNQVIDAMISALHLAGLRCSFLTLEPMAALEVALPDDLRFLNIALVDIGAGTSDIAIAKGGTVLGYDMVALAGDEITEAIAKHYLLDFKTAEMLKRKIESTQTIEVNNLTGEAILVERSQLERIIDPIVTQIAENIAQRIEALNLGKPSAVLLVGGGAKLSLLRERIAEVLKLPKERVALKSVEEFERIKSIKEGFVGSEFVTLAGIAYMKAKELGSIYDVVRLNGEEVRLLNFGRAPTVLQLLTQSGYSIRDLIGEVRPSFVYTLNGEARLVRGSIRKKYRVKINGRECALHETLKTGDEVEVEFLEGETPESPMLKDLVKPVRVFLNGSEIFEILPTVLVNGQNVADLERFVSDGDDIVVSWPKKEEIEQLLNEKVGLVKCTVNGEIKVVPRFKLTLQRFEETEQGFFYHFEGVEMKVKDLLAQPLSVRVKFNGRQIEITQKNHMVMVNGEYVSSDRVLSDGMSIQLPRFEPIVADVLACVEINTRNLKDYRITLNGREASFVDPIKEGDEIEFIASPKVLDEPEKSSEPSRE; encoded by the coding sequence ATGAAAAGTGTTTTCGCGTTAGACGTTGGAACGAGGAAGGTAGCGGGACTCATCGGAACTTTCGAAGACGAAGTTTTGACTGTCGTCGACTACGAATCTATGGAGCATCCGGTGAGGAGCATGCTGGATGGCCAGATACACGACATCGGGAGCGTCGCGAGGATTGTTGAGAAGATCAAGAAGAACCTCGAGAGTCGGAATGATACCATGCTCGAAGAAGTTGCAGTTGCGGTCGCAGGAAGATACCTGAAGACACAGATCGTCGAAGCCAGCACAAAGGTTCCCACCGGCGTGGTCGATGAGAAGATACTGAAAGAACTTGAAGCACGTGCTCTGGCGCAGATTTCTTTTTCAGACGAATCTGGGGTCAATCTCTACTGTGCGGGCTACTCTGTTCTGGAATACAAGCTCGACGGTTTCTGGATCAAGAACCCTCTTGGCCATAGAGGCGATGAGCTTTACACCAAGCTCATCGTTGCGATGTTGCCCAACCAAGTCATAGATGCGATGATCAGCGCACTTCATCTCGCCGGTTTGAGGTGCTCCTTTCTGACCCTCGAACCCATGGCAGCACTGGAGGTGGCTCTGCCAGATGATCTGAGGTTTTTGAACATAGCCTTGGTTGACATCGGGGCGGGCACGAGCGACATCGCAATCGCGAAGGGTGGCACGGTCCTCGGTTACGACATGGTCGCACTTGCCGGCGACGAGATAACGGAGGCCATAGCGAAACACTACTTGCTCGACTTCAAAACGGCAGAGATGCTCAAGAGAAAAATCGAGTCCACGCAGACCATCGAGGTGAACAACCTCACAGGTGAAGCGATACTCGTAGAGAGATCACAACTGGAGAGAATTATAGATCCGATCGTCACACAGATCGCAGAGAACATAGCTCAGCGCATAGAGGCGTTGAACCTGGGTAAACCCAGCGCCGTCCTGCTGGTTGGTGGAGGGGCGAAGCTTTCGCTTTTGAGAGAAAGGATCGCTGAAGTGCTGAAACTTCCGAAAGAGCGGGTAGCGCTCAAATCGGTTGAGGAGTTTGAAAGGATCAAGTCAATCAAGGAAGGTTTCGTCGGAAGTGAGTTCGTCACTCTGGCGGGCATTGCGTACATGAAGGCGAAAGAGCTTGGTTCCATCTACGACGTGGTTAGATTGAACGGCGAAGAAGTGCGTTTGTTGAATTTCGGTAGAGCTCCGACGGTCTTGCAGCTGCTCACCCAGTCTGGTTACAGTATAAGAGACCTCATAGGCGAAGTCAGGCCGTCGTTCGTCTACACGCTGAACGGTGAGGCAAGACTCGTGCGGGGATCTATCAGAAAGAAGTATCGTGTAAAAATCAACGGCAGGGAATGCGCGCTTCATGAAACGTTGAAGACTGGAGATGAAGTCGAAGTGGAGTTTCTTGAGGGTGAAACACCCGAATCACCGATGTTGAAGGATTTGGTCAAGCCTGTTCGAGTTTTTCTCAACGGGAGCGAGATCTTTGAAATTCTTCCCACCGTTTTGGTGAACGGCCAGAACGTCGCAGATCTGGAAAGGTTCGTCAGCGACGGTGACGACATCGTCGTTTCCTGGCCAAAGAAAGAGGAGATAGAGCAGCTTTTGAACGAAAAAGTTGGCCTTGTGAAATGTACCGTGAACGGTGAAATCAAAGTCGTGCCAAGATTCAAGTTGACGCTCCAAAGGTTTGAAGAAACGGAACAGGGATTTTTCTACCATTTCGAAGGAGTCGAGATGAAAGTGAAAGATCTTCTTGCTCAACCTCTCAGTGTCAGGGTGAAGTTCAATGGCAGGCAGATCGAGATCACTCAGAAGAACCACATGGTCATGGTCAACGGCGAATATGTCAGCTCAGACAGGGTTCTTTCAGATGGCATGAGCATTCAACTGCCTCGGTTCGAACCCATCGTGGCCGACGTACTGGCCTGCGTGGAGATAAACACGAGAAACCTGAAAGACTACAGGATCACACTGAACGGAAGAGAGGCAAGTTTCGTGGACCCAATCAAGGAAGGGGACGAAATAGAATTCATCGCAAGCCCAAAGGTTTTGGATGAGCCAGAAAAGTCATCTGAACCTTCCAGAGAATGA
- a CDS encoding GNAT family N-acetyltransferase produces MSKGRISLLQSSRKREVNGKIVAWMTVANEGWSNRLGIHELLVLEDYRGKGVGKMLIEKAKQVTQGLNCRAIVLETQTNNSAVEFYKKRGKIPRRSLLGDGFIGFILWKVQMTFLAHPKPLGLR; encoded by the coding sequence GTGTCAAAGGGGAGAATCTCTCTTCTTCAAAGTAGCAGAAAACGTGAGGTGAATGGAAAGATCGTCGCGTGGATGACCGTTGCAAATGAAGGTTGGAGCAACAGGCTCGGAATACACGAGTTGTTGGTTCTTGAAGATTACCGTGGCAAAGGCGTTGGCAAGATGCTCATCGAAAAAGCCAAGCAAGTTACGCAAGGGCTGAACTGTCGTGCGATCGTGTTAGAGACACAAACAAACAACAGCGCAGTTGAGTTTTACAAGAAACGTGGAAAAATTCCTCGGAGAAGTCTTCTTGGCGATGGATTCATTGGATTCATTCTCTGGAAGGTTCAGATGACTTTTCTGGCTCATCCAAAACCTTTGGGCTTGCGATGA
- a CDS encoding ABC transporter ATP-binding protein yields the protein MVEISLRNVDFAYVKDPVLRSIDLQINKGEFVSLIGPNGSGKTTLLKLVAGLLKPTCGTVLVRGMEPGRMRKRQLARIVGFVTEDLNPIYPFQVKQIVLTGRLPYKSSFFASWDELDFQKVKEALAKVDALEYLDRYFGQLSAGEKKRVSIARILAQDTPILLFDEPTAHLDPGHAVEVLEIMKKLHDEGRTILTAFHEINFAVRLSDRIVMMKEGKIFAEGKAEKVLTKENLEQVYNTRFRLVNDPSTGLPYVIY from the coding sequence ATGGTTGAGATCAGTTTGAGGAACGTCGATTTTGCTTATGTGAAGGACCCTGTTCTGAGATCGATAGACCTGCAGATCAACAAAGGCGAGTTCGTTTCGCTCATAGGACCCAACGGTTCAGGTAAGACCACGTTGCTGAAGTTGGTGGCGGGTTTGTTGAAACCAACGTGCGGGACCGTGTTGGTCAGGGGTATGGAGCCTGGCAGAATGAGAAAGAGACAACTTGCGAGGATTGTGGGTTTCGTGACGGAGGATCTCAATCCTATCTATCCCTTTCAGGTTAAACAGATCGTGCTGACTGGAAGGCTCCCGTACAAGAGCAGTTTTTTCGCATCCTGGGACGAGCTGGACTTTCAAAAAGTGAAGGAAGCTCTTGCAAAGGTCGATGCACTCGAATATCTCGACAGATACTTCGGTCAACTGAGTGCCGGTGAAAAGAAAAGGGTGTCGATCGCTCGAATTTTGGCTCAGGACACACCGATTCTGCTTTTCGATGAGCCCACAGCTCATTTGGATCCCGGACACGCCGTCGAGGTGCTCGAGATAATGAAGAAACTACATGACGAAGGCAGAACCATCTTGACTGCATTCCACGAGATCAACTTTGCCGTGAGACTCTCTGACAGGATCGTGATGATGAAGGAAGGAAAGATATTTGCGGAGGGAAAGGCAGAAAAAGTGCTTACGAAAGAAAACTTGGAGCAAGTTTACAACACTCGCTTCAGACTCGTAAATGATCCTTCGACAGGTTTGCCTTACGTTATTTACTGA
- a CDS encoding ABC transporter ATP-binding protein translates to MEKAVEMIQIVKRFPQVVANDHVDLTVLKGEIHAIVGENGAGKTTLMNQLYGLLRPDSGEIRIFGKKVNFRGPRDAILMGIGMVHQHFMLVNNLTVAENVVLGSETGVGPLFDLKRARKKVLELSKLYGLHVDVDAKIEDLPVGTQQRVEILKVLYRGAEILILDEPTAVLTPQETEELFETMFKLKDTGKTIIFISHKLNEVMRVSDRITVMRQGKVTGVLKKNETDPRQIARLMVGRDVVFTVEKTPARPDGVVLKVEDLHVKDYRNLEAVKGVSFEVRAGEIYAIAGVAGNGQTELVEALTGLRKPVSGKVYFLGKDITHATPRELREMGMGHIPEDRHKYGLILQFPAYYNVILGRHYRPPFANGEFLSHSKILNFAEELLNRFDVRPNNVRMLGANFSGGNQQKLVIAREVGLEPKLMVISQPTRGLDVGATEFVHRTLIQLRDSGVAILLVSMELDEVLSLADRIAVMYNGQIMGEVEPNAVSIEEIGLMMAGHRLEEIRGRVA, encoded by the coding sequence GTGGAGAAAGCTGTCGAGATGATCCAAATAGTAAAGCGTTTTCCCCAGGTGGTCGCGAACGATCATGTGGATCTGACGGTGTTGAAAGGCGAGATACACGCGATCGTGGGAGAGAACGGTGCGGGAAAGACCACGCTGATGAACCAACTGTACGGCCTTCTGAGACCTGACTCTGGTGAGATACGCATCTTCGGCAAGAAGGTCAACTTCAGAGGTCCTCGAGACGCCATTTTGATGGGTATCGGGATGGTTCATCAGCATTTCATGCTGGTCAACAACCTAACAGTGGCAGAGAACGTCGTGCTCGGTTCCGAGACAGGTGTTGGCCCTCTTTTCGATCTCAAGCGTGCGCGTAAGAAAGTTTTGGAACTTTCGAAACTTTATGGCTTGCACGTGGACGTCGATGCGAAGATAGAGGATCTACCGGTTGGAACGCAACAGAGAGTCGAGATACTCAAGGTCCTTTACAGAGGTGCTGAGATACTGATTCTGGATGAGCCCACAGCGGTGCTCACACCTCAGGAAACGGAAGAACTCTTTGAAACGATGTTCAAGTTGAAAGACACTGGGAAAACGATCATCTTCATTTCGCATAAATTGAACGAGGTGATGCGCGTCAGTGATCGTATCACGGTGATGCGCCAGGGTAAGGTCACCGGTGTACTAAAAAAGAACGAGACCGATCCCAGACAGATAGCACGCCTGATGGTGGGTAGGGATGTGGTCTTCACGGTGGAGAAGACGCCCGCCAGACCCGACGGTGTGGTTTTGAAGGTTGAGGATCTCCACGTTAAGGATTACAGAAACTTGGAAGCCGTCAAAGGTGTTTCCTTCGAAGTGAGGGCCGGTGAAATTTACGCGATCGCTGGTGTTGCGGGCAACGGTCAGACGGAGTTGGTCGAAGCGCTCACGGGTTTGAGAAAACCCGTTTCGGGAAAGGTGTATTTCTTGGGAAAAGATATCACCCACGCAACACCCAGAGAGCTGAGGGAAATGGGCATGGGGCACATTCCTGAAGACAGGCACAAGTATGGCCTGATTCTCCAGTTCCCCGCTTATTACAACGTGATCTTAGGTAGGCACTACAGACCTCCTTTCGCAAACGGAGAGTTTCTCTCTCATAGCAAAATCTTGAATTTCGCAGAGGAACTGCTCAACAGGTTCGATGTTCGACCAAATAACGTAAGGATGCTCGGTGCGAACTTCTCAGGAGGCAATCAGCAAAAGCTCGTCATCGCGAGGGAAGTGGGACTCGAACCGAAGCTCATGGTGATTTCTCAGCCGACGAGGGGTCTGGACGTTGGTGCAACGGAGTTTGTGCACAGAACTCTCATTCAGTTGCGAGATTCAGGTGTCGCGATACTGCTCGTTTCGATGGAACTTGATGAGGTTCTTTCACTGGCGGATCGGATTGCCGTCATGTACAACGGTCAGATCATGGGAGAAGTGGAACCAAACGCTGTCTCCATCGAAGAGATAGGCCTCATGATGGCTGGCCACAGATTAGAGGAAATCAGGGGGCGTGTGGCTTGA
- a CDS encoding ABC transporter permease: MNQKVWSFLVPILSIIVALIIASFVILMIGKNPIIAYAALIRGALGSKMAIASTIVKTTPLILTGLAVGFGFRAGLFNIGAEGQMIMGAMAATAFAINVGWMPAVLAIPLTMLVGMLAGAGYASIAGFLKAKTGAHEVVTTIMLNWIADYLSSYVVTVPMGVGFGTPKSPEIASSAKLPPLMVVQATELTSGIIVAVLAAVFIKILLDKTSKGYELKAAGFNPYAAEYGGIKLAENIVLAMAISGALAGLAGTLEVMGVHHRFLGTLSGGKGFDGISIALIGQNNPIGIIFAALLMGSLRNGSNEMQFVGVPKHIIMIVQAIIIFLVAADRIVRTIFLRKKVAK, translated from the coding sequence TTGAACCAGAAGGTTTGGTCGTTTCTCGTACCCATACTTTCCATCATCGTTGCGTTGATAATCGCATCCTTCGTTATTCTGATGATAGGAAAAAATCCCATCATTGCGTACGCAGCTCTGATAAGAGGTGCTCTCGGCTCGAAGATGGCGATCGCATCGACGATCGTGAAGACGACGCCGTTGATCCTCACCGGGTTGGCCGTCGGATTTGGTTTCAGGGCGGGTCTGTTCAACATAGGTGCGGAAGGTCAAATGATCATGGGCGCTATGGCCGCAACGGCTTTTGCGATCAACGTTGGTTGGATGCCGGCAGTTCTGGCGATACCACTGACGATGCTGGTGGGCATGCTCGCAGGTGCTGGCTATGCTTCGATCGCAGGTTTTTTGAAGGCCAAAACTGGTGCGCATGAAGTTGTGACTACGATCATGCTGAACTGGATCGCGGATTATCTTTCGAGCTATGTCGTGACGGTACCCATGGGCGTGGGTTTTGGTACGCCCAAGAGTCCCGAGATAGCATCGAGTGCAAAACTACCACCATTGATGGTGGTCCAGGCAACGGAACTCACGAGCGGCATTATAGTCGCCGTGCTGGCCGCCGTTTTCATTAAGATCTTGCTTGACAAGACGAGCAAAGGGTACGAGTTGAAGGCGGCGGGTTTCAACCCGTACGCAGCGGAGTACGGGGGAATAAAACTGGCAGAGAACATAGTTCTGGCGATGGCGATCAGTGGTGCACTCGCAGGACTTGCGGGTACACTGGAAGTCATGGGTGTACATCACAGATTCTTGGGAACTCTCTCTGGTGGAAAGGGTTTCGACGGTATCTCCATAGCTCTGATAGGGCAGAACAATCCCATAGGCATCATCTTTGCTGCCCTGCTCATGGGCTCGTTGCGTAACGGCTCGAACGAGATGCAGTTCGTGGGGGTTCCAAAACACATCATCATGATCGTTCAGGCGATCATCATATTCCTTGTTGCCGCAGACCGCATCGTCAGAACGATCTTCTTGAGAAAGAAGGTGGCCAAATGA
- a CDS encoding FecCD family ABC transporter permease, protein MKFGKWLALVTVFVVLVLLCLSVGSVKVDFADVLRALFDQTSKHRSIVWGLRLPRVLMGLIAGASLAAVGAAFQGLLRNPLVDPYLLGVSSGASFGAVLSIYLATVSGFQFLYRLPTLSFAFAMIASLVAIVLAKKDGTIPIVELVLSGVMVSVLFSSATITLLMLLRRNITHAYVWLFGSLSGMTWNDLLSPFVFFLLFFWASLGLSQQLNAMAIGEVQAKISGVNTEFVKLIVYSLGSLAAASVVSKTGVIGFVGLITPHMARKLFGSDHKVLLVSSALIGAILLCVCDAIARVIVSPSEMPIGVVTAFVGVPVMLVLLKKGENHG, encoded by the coding sequence ATGAAGTTTGGCAAATGGCTCGCCCTGGTCACGGTTTTTGTCGTTCTCGTTCTTCTGTGCTTGTCCGTTGGATCGGTTAAAGTTGATTTTGCTGACGTGCTCAGAGCTTTGTTCGACCAGACTTCCAAACACAGATCGATCGTTTGGGGTTTGAGACTTCCTCGCGTGCTCATGGGACTCATCGCGGGGGCGAGCCTTGCGGCTGTTGGAGCCGCCTTTCAAGGTTTACTGCGTAATCCTTTGGTCGATCCTTACCTCCTCGGTGTTTCCTCCGGCGCCTCTTTTGGTGCAGTCCTGTCCATTTACCTGGCTACGGTGAGTGGTTTTCAGTTTCTCTACAGACTGCCGACTTTGAGCTTCGCTTTCGCCATGATCGCATCGCTGGTAGCGATCGTCCTGGCAAAGAAGGATGGGACCATACCGATCGTGGAGTTGGTTCTCAGCGGTGTCATGGTCAGCGTGCTGTTCAGCTCTGCTACGATCACGTTGTTGATGCTACTAAGAAGGAACATAACGCACGCTTATGTTTGGTTGTTCGGAAGTTTGTCTGGTATGACTTGGAACGATCTGCTCAGTCCGTTCGTCTTTTTCCTGCTCTTCTTTTGGGCGAGCCTGGGTTTATCGCAACAGCTGAACGCGATGGCGATAGGCGAGGTTCAAGCGAAAATAAGCGGTGTGAACACAGAATTCGTCAAGCTGATCGTATACAGCCTTGGAAGCCTCGCAGCCGCTTCGGTGGTGTCAAAGACAGGTGTGATAGGTTTTGTGGGACTCATCACACCACACATGGCTCGAAAGCTCTTCGGAAGCGATCATAAAGTTTTGCTCGTCTCGAGCGCCTTGATCGGTGCGATCTTACTGTGCGTGTGCGATGCGATCGCAAGGGTGATAGTGAGTCCCTCGGAGATGCCCATAGGTGTCGTCACGGCTTTCGTTGGGGTGCCCGTCATGCTGGTGCTGCTGAAGAAGGGTGAAAACCATGGTTGA